A single window of Nicotiana tomentosiformis chromosome 1, ASM39032v3, whole genome shotgun sequence DNA harbors:
- the LOC104101689 gene encoding uncharacterized protein translates to MDSLVINSAYRALPLNLPNSNITSFNLSSFCFFRFKKPKKLKASPVTVSSLNPPNPNSQWQNQSSYLKPFSLLLPIFKKVKDFAAKASKNKSFFKGGSGPENVPEKLSGNLLQNGSFGMALLSITSTAKVKISPFVATLAANPTFVSGFIAWLVAQSMKVFLNFYVERKWDFRIMFASGGMPSSHTALCTALTTSVAICHGVADSLFPVCLGFSLIVMYDAIGVRRHAGMQAEVLNLIVEDLFQGHPISQRKLKELLGHTPSQVFAGALLGIVVAWMCCQGCLISI, encoded by the exons ATGGATTCTCTCGTAATAAACTCCGCGTACAGAGCCCTCCCTCTTAACCTTCCTAACTCTAACATCACTTCTTTCAATCTTTCCTCTTTCTGTTTTTTCAGATTCAAAAAACCCAAGAAATTGAAAGCATCTCCAGTTACTGTTTCATCCTTAAACCCCCCAAACCCCAATTCACAATGGCAAAATCAGAGCTCATACTTAAAACCCTTTTCACTTCTTCTCCCGATTTTCAAGAAAGTCAAAGACTTTGCAGCAAAGGCCTCAAAGAACAAATCTTTTTTTAAAGGCGGTAGTGGCCCTGAGAATGTTCCAGAGAAGCTTAGCGGAAATCTGTTGCAAAATGGAAGCTTTGGAATGGCTCTTTTGAGTATAACTTCAACAGCAAAGGTGAAAATAAGTCCATTTGTAGCTACATTAGCTGCTAACCCAACGTTTGTTTCGGGGTTTATAGCTTGGTTGGTGGCACAGTCGATGAAAGTCTTTTTGAATTTCTATGTGGAGAGAAAATGGGACTTTAGGATTATGTTTGCATCTGGAGGAATGCCTTCTTCCCATACAGCTTTGTGTACGGCATTGACAACCTCAGTTGCTATTTGTCATGGTGTTGCTGACTCATTATTTCCCGTTTGTTTGGGGTTTAGTTTAATTGTGATGTATGATGCTATTGGTGTGAGACGGCATGCTGGGATGCAAGCAGAG GTTCTCAATCTGATCGTTGAGGACTTATTCCAAGGGCATCCCATCAGTCAAAGAAAGCTAAAAGAACTTCTCGGCCACACCCCATCCCAGGTTTTCGCTGGGGCTTTACTGGGTATTGTAGTTGCTTGGATGTGCTGTCAAGGCTGTTTAATTTCAATCTGA